A stretch of Roseibium porphyridii DNA encodes these proteins:
- a CDS encoding ferric reductase-like transmembrane domain-containing protein — translation MLRLQGINAIIALVGVFAVLHLSFAPEQHSLRTTLSTLLGGIGFLLMTCSVVLATRLEVFEEMFGGLDRMYQVHRVAGTFTAVFALVHFFSIPKELPAGVDPILSSTFPSAQIGMASMVLLVIGLFVALNRKISYSRWRNPHKVMALVYILVIGHFMNAPGIFYERFSASGIVLILAALIGTIALIYTMFGMNKRTAMRFTIETVNSLERATEVVLKPVGDMLKFKPGQFAFVEIQGKGWSEPHPFTISSAPNERRLRFTMKVLGDWTRKVREELQPGREVIVRGPYGRFDASKTECKKQVWIAGGIGLTPFLSKLRAMSADDDREINFAYAARNREEAIFLEELEAVAADRSNLTLYPLFSDEGDFARVDAAKERLPDELTEYEYFICGPKPMVDGLMKDLKKEGVKRKAIHVEAFEFR, via the coding sequence ATGCTGCGTCTGCAAGGCATTAATGCCATCATCGCTCTGGTTGGAGTTTTCGCTGTGTTGCATCTCTCCTTCGCGCCCGAGCAGCACTCCCTTCGAACCACCTTGTCGACACTTCTGGGAGGCATCGGTTTTCTGCTGATGACCTGTTCGGTGGTGCTGGCGACGCGGCTGGAAGTCTTCGAGGAAATGTTCGGTGGACTGGATAGAATGTATCAGGTTCATCGTGTGGCAGGCACATTCACCGCAGTTTTTGCCCTTGTGCACTTCTTCAGTATTCCCAAGGAGCTTCCGGCAGGAGTTGACCCGATCCTCAGCTCAACATTCCCGTCAGCGCAGATCGGCATGGCGTCGATGGTTCTGCTGGTGATCGGGCTCTTTGTCGCTCTCAATCGCAAGATCAGTTATTCCCGCTGGCGGAATCCACACAAGGTCATGGCTTTGGTCTATATCCTGGTAATCGGCCACTTCATGAACGCACCCGGGATCTTCTACGAGCGATTTAGTGCTTCGGGCATCGTTCTGATTTTGGCAGCCTTGATTGGCACGATCGCGCTCATCTACACCATGTTCGGCATGAACAAGCGCACCGCCATGCGTTTCACAATAGAAACCGTAAACTCTTTGGAACGCGCCACTGAAGTCGTTCTGAAGCCTGTTGGCGACATGTTGAAGTTTAAACCGGGCCAGTTTGCGTTTGTGGAGATACAGGGCAAAGGTTGGTCGGAGCCTCATCCATTCACAATCTCAAGTGCGCCGAACGAACGTCGTCTGCGTTTCACCATGAAAGTGCTTGGCGACTGGACGCGTAAAGTTCGCGAAGAACTGCAGCCGGGACGGGAAGTCATCGTTCGGGGTCCTTATGGACGCTTCGATGCCTCAAAGACTGAGTGCAAGAAGCAGGTCTGGATCGCCGGAGGTATAGGGCTCACACCGTTCCTTTCAAAGCTGCGGGCAATGAGTGCCGATGACGATCGGGAAATCAATTTCGCTTATGCAGCTCGCAACAGGGAAGAAGCGATATTTCTCGAGGAGCTCGAAGCCGTCGCAGCAGACCGAAGCAACCTTACGCTTTATCCTCTGTTTTCCGATGAAGGTGACTTTGCGCGTGTCGATGCAGCGAAGGAACGGCTGCCGGACGAACTCACGGAGTATGAGTATTTTATCTGCGGGCCGAAACCAATGGTCGATGGATTGATGAAAGACCTCAAAAAAGAAGGCGTGAAGCGCAAGGCCATCCACGTCGAGGCTTTTGAATTCAGATGA
- a CDS encoding glycogen/starch/alpha-glucan phosphorylase: MKEEILKHLRNSQGKDAAHSSVYDWRVALSLALRDRMVDHWFRSTRETYESGAKRVYYLSMEFLIGRLVEDTAANLGLVQEAKTALAELGQDYEAIVLNEPDAALGNGGLGRLAACFMDSLASLGIPAYGYGIRYEHGLFKQDFVDGSQVETAETWLSQRNAWEFARPEVQFRIGFGGHVEHHEGKAHWHPWETVLATAYDTPVIGWKGSWGNTLRLWSAKPEAKFDLKSFNRGDYLAAGRSEALARTISRVLYPDDTTDAGKELRLKQEYFFTAASIMDLLRRFLSDHDNIRELPNAVAIQLNDTHPAIAGPELVRLMVDEHDVPMAEAIGLARQCLGYTNHTLLPEALERWHIGLLGRVLPRHLEIIRAIEDDQQAKHPGSPRILEQDHVRMGELAFIMAHKVNGVSALHTDLVKETVFADLNRIHPKRIVNETNGITPRRWLHTCNAPLSELVTQEIGEGWVGDLEQLKALNQKSGDRTFLDAFSAAKRQNKEQLADWIAQSCDIQIDPAAMFDIQIKRIHEYKRQLMNILETIALWNEMHDAPNAEWTPRVKIFGGKAAPGYHVAKQIIHLINDVARVINNDRVTKDLLKVVYPPNYNVTMAERLIPAADLSEQISTAGKEASGTGNMKFALNGALTIGTLDGANVEIREHVGSENFFLFGLTAQEVVERRHVHGFSRAAIEASPRLTRVLGQIFEGVFSPSDPSRYHGLIGTLYDHDYFLVTCDFDSYFDTQRRVDEVYRNPQNWAAMALRNTANMGWFSSDRTIKGYARDIWQVNASEKVRLELTG; encoded by the coding sequence ATGAAAGAAGAAATCCTGAAACACCTGCGCAATTCGCAAGGCAAGGACGCGGCGCATTCATCCGTTTACGACTGGCGCGTGGCACTGTCGCTCGCTCTGCGCGACCGGATGGTTGATCATTGGTTTCGCAGCACGCGCGAAACCTATGAGAGCGGCGCGAAGCGCGTTTACTATCTGTCGATGGAATTTCTGATCGGACGCCTTGTCGAAGACACAGCGGCGAACCTTGGACTTGTTCAAGAAGCCAAGACTGCGTTGGCGGAACTGGGGCAAGACTATGAGGCTATCGTCCTGAATGAGCCGGATGCGGCCCTTGGCAATGGCGGTCTCGGTAGGCTTGCGGCCTGCTTCATGGATTCTCTCGCATCCCTTGGCATTCCCGCCTATGGCTACGGCATCCGTTACGAGCACGGGCTTTTCAAACAGGACTTCGTCGATGGAAGCCAGGTTGAGACCGCTGAGACCTGGCTGTCGCAGCGCAATGCCTGGGAGTTTGCACGTCCGGAAGTCCAGTTCCGCATCGGTTTCGGTGGTCATGTGGAACATCACGAAGGTAAGGCGCACTGGCACCCGTGGGAAACGGTTCTGGCAACAGCTTATGACACGCCGGTTATCGGTTGGAAGGGCAGTTGGGGCAACACCTTGCGTCTCTGGTCGGCCAAACCTGAAGCCAAATTCGATTTAAAGAGCTTCAATCGTGGCGACTATCTGGCGGCAGGCCGCTCCGAAGCATTGGCAAGAACGATTTCCCGTGTGCTTTACCCCGACGATACAACGGATGCCGGCAAGGAACTGCGTCTCAAGCAGGAATATTTCTTTACCGCGGCGTCAATCATGGATCTGCTGCGCCGTTTCCTGAGCGACCATGACAATATCCGAGAGTTACCAAACGCCGTCGCCATTCAGCTGAATGACACGCATCCGGCCATTGCCGGTCCGGAGCTTGTCCGCTTGATGGTGGATGAACATGATGTCCCGATGGCCGAAGCAATCGGGCTGGCGCGTCAGTGTCTGGGCTATACCAACCATACCTTGCTTCCCGAGGCGCTGGAGCGCTGGCATATCGGTCTATTGGGGCGGGTTCTTCCACGCCATCTGGAAATCATTCGCGCCATTGAGGACGACCAGCAGGCCAAGCACCCTGGCAGCCCGCGTATTCTGGAGCAGGACCATGTGCGTATGGGGGAACTTGCCTTCATCATGGCGCACAAGGTCAACGGCGTTTCCGCACTTCATACCGACCTTGTCAAGGAAACTGTCTTTGCGGATCTCAACCGCATTCATCCGAAGCGAATCGTCAACGAGACGAATGGCATTACACCGCGCCGCTGGCTGCACACCTGCAACGCTCCCTTGAGTGAACTGGTCACGCAGGAGATCGGCGAAGGCTGGGTCGGAGATCTGGAGCAGTTGAAGGCGCTCAATCAAAAGAGCGGCGATCGCACGTTTCTGGATGCTTTCAGCGCGGCCAAGCGGCAGAACAAGGAGCAACTGGCGGACTGGATCGCACAGAGCTGCGATATCCAGATCGATCCGGCGGCGATGTTCGATATCCAGATCAAACGTATTCACGAATACAAGCGCCAGCTCATGAATATCCTGGAGACGATCGCGCTCTGGAATGAAATGCATGACGCGCCGAATGCCGAATGGACACCGCGTGTGAAGATCTTCGGCGGTAAGGCCGCTCCCGGCTACCATGTTGCCAAGCAGATCATTCACCTGATCAACGATGTTGCCCGTGTGATCAACAATGACCGGGTGACAAAGGATCTGCTGAAGGTCGTTTATCCGCCGAACTACAACGTGACCATGGCCGAGCGGTTGATCCCTGCAGCCGATCTCTCCGAACAGATTTCCACGGCCGGCAAGGAGGCTTCTGGAACAGGCAACATGAAGTTCGCTCTGAACGGTGCCTTGACCATCGGGACCTTGGACGGCGCGAATGTCGAAATCCGCGAGCACGTTGGATCGGAGAACTTCTTCCTCTTCGGATTAACGGCACAAGAAGTGGTCGAGCGACGTCATGTTCATGGGTTTTCTCGGGCGGCCATCGAAGCAAGTCCACGCCTGACCCGTGTCCTCGGTCAGATTTTCGAAGGGGTGTTTTCTCCAAGTGACCCGTCACGCTACCACGGTCTGATTGGCACGCTCTATGACCACGATTATTTCCTCGTGACGTGTGATTTTGACAGCTATTTCGATACGCAAAGGCGTGTTGATGAAGTGTATCGCAATCCGCAGAACTGGGCGGCCATGGCGCTGCGCAATACCGCAAATATGGGTTGGTTCTCTTCCGACAGGACGATCAAAGGCTATGCGCGCGATATCTGGCAAGTGAACGCGTCCGAAAAAGTCAGACTGGAGCTGACGGGATGA
- the glgB gene encoding 1,4-alpha-glucan branching protein GlgB, with protein MTQNALIDLAEARAIAAGEHGDPFSVLGLHEIDGDLVLRCFRPGAETIEVLEEGSGKALVKLSPVEGVDSLFAAKVPRRRKRFSYRLRMTHGSDVWTETDPYAFGPVLGDMDEYLLGEGTHGRLWQALGAHVVTHEGVDGVHFAVWAPNARRVSVVADINGWDGRRHIMRRRGATGVHEIFIPNVGDGMAYKYEIIGNSGELVPLKADPVGFGSEHPPKTASVVRDLRGYEWKDNDWIGKRGDLQRFDKPISIYEVHLESWRRVPEDGNRALTYHELAQDLVNYAKDLGFSHIELTPISEYPFGGSWGYQPVGLFAPTSRFGSPDDFRAFVEACHAADLGLIIDWVPGHFPTDPHGLGRFDGTALYEHADPKEGYHPDWNTLVYNYGRTEVSNYLITNAKYWLEEFHIDGLRVDAVASMLYRDYSRNEGEWVPNVHGGRENLEAIAFMKQMNEAVYGADPGIMTIAEESTAYPGVSAPTSSGGLGFGFKWNMGWMNDTLRYMSEDPVNRKYHHDKMTFGLHYAFSENFVLPLSHDEVVHGKGSLIGRMPGDDWQRFANLRAYYGFMWGHPGKKLLFMGGEFAQPSEWNHEQSLDWHLLEYPAHAGIQALIRDLNALYRSLPSLHELDCVAEGFRWIDGGNAEESVFSWVRNGKDGSAPVLVVANFTPVTRTGYRIGVPEAGRWSERLNTDAESYGGSNQGNSGEVIAGAVAAHGCEHSIEITVPPLATLFFEYCGE; from the coding sequence ATGACACAAAACGCGCTGATCGATCTTGCGGAAGCGCGGGCCATTGCAGCCGGTGAGCATGGTGATCCGTTTTCGGTTCTCGGACTTCATGAGATTGATGGCGATCTGGTGTTGCGCTGTTTTCGCCCCGGTGCAGAAACCATTGAGGTACTGGAAGAGGGGTCAGGCAAGGCGCTGGTCAAGCTAAGCCCTGTTGAAGGCGTGGACAGCCTGTTTGCCGCCAAAGTGCCTCGCCGCCGGAAACGGTTTTCCTACCGGTTGCGCATGACACATGGCAGCGACGTCTGGACAGAAACTGATCCTTATGCATTCGGGCCAGTTCTGGGTGACATGGATGAGTACCTTTTGGGTGAGGGAACGCATGGCCGGCTGTGGCAGGCCCTGGGAGCTCATGTTGTCACGCACGAAGGCGTTGATGGAGTGCACTTTGCGGTCTGGGCGCCAAATGCCCGACGCGTTTCGGTCGTTGCGGACATCAACGGCTGGGATGGAAGAAGGCATATCATGCGTCGGCGCGGCGCTACGGGTGTCCATGAGATTTTCATCCCCAATGTCGGCGACGGCATGGCCTACAAATACGAGATTATCGGCAATTCCGGTGAACTCGTGCCGCTCAAGGCCGATCCGGTCGGGTTCGGTTCGGAGCATCCGCCCAAAACGGCGTCTGTCGTACGGGATCTGCGCGGGTATGAATGGAAAGACAATGACTGGATCGGCAAGCGGGGAGACCTGCAACGGTTCGACAAACCCATTTCCATTTATGAAGTGCACCTGGAATCCTGGCGGCGCGTTCCTGAGGATGGGAACCGCGCACTAACGTACCACGAGCTGGCTCAAGACCTCGTCAATTACGCGAAGGATCTTGGATTTTCCCACATCGAACTGACGCCGATTTCCGAATATCCGTTTGGCGGTTCATGGGGATACCAGCCGGTTGGCCTTTTTGCGCCCACAAGCCGGTTTGGGTCGCCGGACGATTTTCGCGCTTTTGTTGAAGCCTGCCATGCGGCAGACCTGGGACTGATCATTGACTGGGTGCCGGGACATTTTCCAACCGATCCCCATGGGCTCGGGCGGTTCGATGGTACAGCGCTTTATGAACATGCGGATCCCAAAGAAGGGTATCACCCGGACTGGAACACGCTGGTCTATAACTACGGGCGCACAGAAGTCTCCAACTATCTGATCACCAATGCGAAATACTGGCTTGAGGAGTTTCACATCGACGGTCTTCGGGTCGATGCGGTGGCCTCGATGCTGTATCGCGACTACTCGCGCAATGAAGGGGAGTGGGTACCGAACGTCCACGGAGGACGTGAAAACCTGGAAGCCATCGCCTTCATGAAACAGATGAACGAAGCGGTTTATGGAGCCGACCCGGGCATCATGACGATTGCCGAGGAGTCGACCGCATATCCAGGGGTGAGTGCACCCACGTCATCCGGGGGTCTTGGGTTCGGATTTAAATGGAACATGGGGTGGATGAACGACACCTTGCGTTACATGTCAGAAGATCCGGTGAACCGGAAGTATCACCATGACAAGATGACCTTCGGACTGCATTACGCATTTTCGGAAAACTTTGTTTTGCCACTTAGTCATGACGAGGTGGTCCATGGGAAAGGGTCCCTGATCGGACGCATGCCGGGCGACGATTGGCAGCGTTTCGCCAACTTGCGAGCCTATTACGGCTTCATGTGGGGACATCCGGGCAAGAAGCTGCTGTTCATGGGCGGTGAATTTGCGCAACCTTCGGAATGGAACCACGAGCAAAGCCTCGACTGGCATCTGCTGGAGTATCCGGCCCATGCCGGAATTCAGGCACTGATCCGCGATCTCAACGCACTCTATCGGTCCTTGCCTTCGCTTCATGAACTCGATTGTGTCGCCGAGGGGTTCCGGTGGATTGACGGCGGCAACGCCGAAGAATCTGTTTTCTCATGGGTCCGAAACGGCAAGGACGGAAGTGCGCCGGTTCTTGTTGTGGCGAACTTCACACCGGTCACCCGGACCGGCTACCGTATTGGTGTTCCTGAAGCCGGACGCTGGAGCGAGCGCCTGAACACGGATGCAGAGTCCTATGGCGGAAGCAATCAGGGCAATTCTGGGGAAGTGATCGCAGGTGCCGTCGCTGCCCATGGCTGCGAACACTCGATCGAAATTACCGTGCCGCCGCTGGCGACGCTCTTTTTTGAATATTGCGGAGAATAG